CACGTAACTCAAAGTGCTTCAATCTAAACGATACAGAATGCGCATAAACGAGAAAAACActtaagcgtttttttgttaataaaatgaaGGAACTGTTCCTAAATGAATTATTTGCCGAAAAAAGCATGCACGGTACACGATTGAAGCATGTCCGTGATGGTAACTCCCGGAACTTGGAAAATCGGCATGCTGCTGCCTACCGACGATCGTTAGGAAAGGCAGTAGGAAAACCTTAATTTTCATCACCCGAccagatgtttttgtttttagcgtATCCGCGAATCCATCCCTAAAAACCGTTTTTACCCGAGGGATACTCATACTCACACGCACGATAGATGCGGCTGAACGTTTCGTTCCCACAAAGCAGACAAAACGTTCTCGTTGAAGTTTTCCCATTCAACGACCCGTTTTGCTCCCCGCAGCGGTAGGAGTATGTTGATGGAGAAAAAGTCTataggaaaacaacaacatctgAAAATCGGGGAGCCATGTTAGATATTGCATCATCATTAGCTGGATGCTGCGGGACGATGACTCTTGCCTGTGGgatgtaattgaattttcgTCGGTTTATTATAAGCACCGTAATGCGTCAACATGATTGTTTAATAATAACCGAACGCCAATTGTGGCCACACAGTACACGAGAGTTCAATTTCATACTTATGCTACCATGCTGTCTGGGACGCTTTTCGATGATTCTGATGGTTATATTTTTAGGAGACAGAGTTTGAAAaagtttataatttaatttgctaaAATGATGTGCTTTGAATTATATTTACCTCAGGAAATTTCTTGAAGAGACCTCAGAAttatgaaatataaaatgGACATTAAAACGTCCAAGtaaattgtttataaacaAATCTTCCTTTATGACATGTTATCCTTTATAGCTGTTGAGTTTTACCTGAGAGATCAGTAATTGCCTCAATCCATTAAAAGCTGGTTTTGGGCAAAAAGACTAGCGTTGGATTTTTATacataaagaaaatgtaggGAGAGATCAAGAAGGAAGCGATCGTTAGCGTCTTTGACAATATTTTAGAAGATCTCTGATGTTCTTCTTGGTAATAGACATTGCATTGAACTGTTGAACAACCACTCTAAAAATTTCACTCATCCATTCAGTAATGGCTCACAACAGAATTGTAATTAACCTTCATGGTTTTGAGAAGTTTTAAAGAGACGAAATGATACAGATCATCGCGATCACCGTCCAATAGACATAGACCCTGTCAGAATAGGCTTTGAATATGCCGAAATTTTACCGATGTGAATGTTCGTTCCGCACAGGTGCATTCCGTCAACGAAAACGGCTCGTAAATGAAGTCATTGGAAGAATGGAATTTCGGAACGGAATCGTTGATACGCCTAATGTATCTAGACGATGCGCCACAAGTCACGAACGTTGAAGAATTAATCATGCGACTAGACGGATGTGTTAGTTAATGGATCGGTTTCAGTTAAATGCAGGTTTGGTCCAAAACCGATCGTTGCCATGATTGATGTTTGATCAGGAAATATTTACGAAACTAGTAACCGGTCCGAATATGGCGAACCCGTTGAAGCgtgtttaaaataatgatcTGATTTTCCCAAATCGAAAACCCTTTAATGAAAGGGTTAAAACGGATTATGATGATTGTGTGGACATGTACGgagccgaaaaaaaaacattgatcgATGTTATTTGCACCGTGCAGAGCAACACTCTTCAGACAGTGAAGGCACGTGAAGGGACGGCTTCTGCAACATAAGAGCAAGATAAGCATGGAGTGTTCTCGTTCGATTGGATTTGTCATCAGTACATCAATCATCACTTGATCATCGTACACTGCGGGTCAAGTGTGACCTCCCTCGCCCTCGTTACGTGTAGGAAGAAAACGTAGCAACTCAAAAAATCTCATGTGctgtatttttaattcttttgcGGTGACTCGCAATTTACGGAACGGAACGGGCGGTACTTGGACGAAATTGGAAAACCAAACTAAAGGAACGCTTTCGGGCAGCTCCACGAAAGCTAAAACACTTTACCACATATCGACACAACTTcagcaacgaaaaacaaaaaaaaaccttttgaaGTAGCACTTTCGGGTGGGCGAATAAGGGGTGGCACTATGTTGAGGctagaaaatgaatgaaaaacgtgttcttttctttctctttttccctgCACTCTAAACATCACAACCAAAGCACTTTCACAGGAGCGCCAGCGAACCGAATGCAGGGCAGAAGGTAAATGAAGCCGAACCATGGGAAGAACCCGCATGAGATATGCATTACCATAAATCTGAAGATTTAAATTGCCGTTCCGCGGATCCGCCGTTCTGTTTCTGTTCTGTTGCccaatgtttggtttttttgttcccgttCTTGCTTGAGGCATGGCAGGACGAGAGAGAAAGCGATCgttcttatgttttttttttatttgttgaagtATTGTTGTCTGCACGAGATGGTATGGTCCTTCGTTGGGGCTAAGCAAAACCTGGCATCTCCATTATAAGAGCATCCCATCGGTTGTAGACGAGGACGCAGTGAAGATCGTTCTAAGCCGGATGATCTCCTGCTGTCAGACGACGCTCCAATACATTCTTCGGCAGCGAGTTTTCTCACTTGTTCTTCCCCGACGTGGAAAACCGGCATCAGACGTACCAAATTCTGTGAGTGCACTGGCACCGGGGAGGTCGTACGACTCTCACATACGCTCTGCGTAGCTTGACATTTACAACTTGACAGAAGCATTAGAATCTACCAGAATGAGACGCATCTCTCGGTTTGGTTTAGAGACGTTGGGTACATTTCCGACCAGTACCCGACCGGTAGAGTGTGTGTGACGACGCGTTCTCGATTCGTTCAGCTCCGTTAGCCGATTTCATTCTCGGTACTCGGTCAACGTGTACCGTAAACGACCGCACCAATGGGTTATCGACTGGAAGTCATCCACATTCTGCTCTGCGTAGCGTTCGAAGTGTTCACGTACTGTGTGCTGTGCTTCAATCTGATCCGCCACTACATCCAGCAGGGTCAGATACAGCACCAACTTCAGCAGCAACTACAGCAGCAGCTTCAATTCAACGCCAACTGACTGTGATGGTGATCCATCATCAAGTCCCGTAGGTGGAGTCCGTTCCGTTTCGCTGTAGAGTGCGTTCAATGTAGCTGCACTGTACAAGATATCGGAGAGTTAATCCAAAAAGGGCCATAGCATAAGCACCCTCTCCGGCTATTACCTAAGAGGTTACTTCTTGTTGGACGCATGCGTTACCGTACCGTTTGGCTGCAGGAACATTCCACCAGTGTTACGATAGGATCATTAGcgatcaaaacaaaagctttgcCCCTGTGTGGAAGTGGCCATAATTATGGAATTTAAAACATCCACAACCTGCAGCGGTTCAGCACATTCCGGGTGTACGGTTTGTGGtttgaaaaaagcaaaaaaagacaaacggCGTGCCCGACCAAAGGGCACAACGCACCAACATCTTcaccgtgtgtgtgtcgaaCGGCCAGCCAAAAATAACAGTACCATTCGTGCGGGAACCTCCAAATAGTACATTTTTCATGCGGCTATTTTCGTGGGACTCTTCAACCATCCTGTGCCGACGTGACTTTGTAACCTGTTCTCTGTTTTGTATTGCTCTCCTGGCCATGCGCGGTAGTGACACGATGGTCAGAGTGTGCGCGAAAGtataccccaaaaaccactaGGTACACGGTCAGTGCTTTATGGACCAATTCTCGACCTGGTGGCGCAATGGTGGCACAACTGCGGTGAACAACTGTGTGTGAAACTATTGGCAGATTGTTTACGGTGGAGGTCATTACGTTTTGTGACAGTTTTCGGTGTCGCCGGCTTTTCCGGCGGCGATGAGACTAATTGGGGTGGTGTTGGTCTTAGTTTCTGgtgccttttttctctctccccctTCTCGATCGAGGATAGTGATCTATTGCCGAATTGTTGGTAGTGAAGTAATAATCATTACACGATCGTCGGATTATTATCGTGAGAAATTCAtctccaaaaataaaaacaaatgttcgGGGTCTTATGGTATGTTTGAGGAGATACTTTGAACTTCCCGTGGCCGCCAGCTGttaatggaatgtttttttttcgcatggaTTTATAAGAATTGAAGatcattctttttgttttattttgcaccaTACATTGCTGTATGCAGCtaattatttgctttgttGGAAGCAGTTAAGACATTGAGATATTCCACCCAAAACGTCCACTGTGAACAGTTTCACTTTCGTCACATCAAtcttgtttccctttttccaacgCTCCTCTTGTAATGTATTTTTGCAAACTCTTCGTCGAAGCGAGTATATAATTTAAAGTTTCGCTTTCATCCAACGATGGATTATATcttagtatattttttttcacctccTGCTAACATCGTTTATTGCGCGCTGTTTTATATCTTACCAGGTAGCAAACAGACCAACGCCGTACGAACTTTATGCCGGCTGTCAGTTTATTATCAGTCAGCTAAAATTATCGTACCTTGCTTGGGTGCGGGTTATGGATCTGTTAAATTAATCCATGGATCAGACACTTTCCATCTTTCAACGGGTGTGGTAGCGCACATCGAAGGTCTTCGCATCTTTTTTGAAAATCCCTGCCTACCCACGTAGGCGTTCGGGAGGTCGATAAATCATGTGGCAAAGTTTTACATCTTCACAACTGGAACTGAATTCCATCCGATGGCAAAAATTGTGCACCAAAATAATCACCACCGGTCAACGGTTTCGTATGTTTATTTTGGCTCCTAATGGACAGATGTGCTTCATTGTGGATGCATCGCTGAGTTCTACGGCGTTGTGCACACCTATCGCACCGAACTGATGGAGGTACATTGAGGATGACTTCGGTAACAAGCAACCGGTGAAACATGACTTTTCACGCATTTCTGTTTGGGTGTGCTTTTATTTCTGACCTGTCTTCCACCTTTCGTATTTTATGATCGCCGTCGCAATCCGATCCTCCAATCGAGCCCAACGAGCCGCCGCCAGTACACGGTGGAGTGTGAGACATTTTTAGCAgcaagaaaagaagcaaataaaacccgGCACAGTTTAATCAGtaaataaaagtgaaattaatttttaattgatagCTACTATCGCACCGCAAACCGAGGAGAAGAcgtacgaaacaaacaaaacgtgaaAAATTGAAGGTAAAAATCTCAACAGGAAGGAAGAGTGTGcaaagaaaaatgtgaaaagcgGGGAAGCCAATCCGTGTGTCCCGCAAAGCTGCTCGTGcgtgcgaaaggaaaaaaaacgaacgcgTCGCGCGTGTGATAAGCAAGCGtttgtggaagaaaatgaCGAAGTTGTGAAACTGAAGTATTCGAATCGAACCATAGTGAGAAGTGGGAGTTTGTGAAGGATTGGCTGCCATCCTGCCGGTGTGTGTGGCCGGTGTGAAGatgatgaaaagaaactacGATGTGCAGCATGTCGCTGCGGCCAGTCTGGCCAGCAGCAAGCACGGCAAATCGTCGTCCAATCTGTTCGACAAGCTGACGAAACGTTACTCGGGTGTGATCGGTACGCGCTTTCTGCGAAAAACGCCCGGTCGGAAGGGTGGCGTGGCGGAACCGCTGTCCGATAGCTACGACATGTGCGGGAACCGGTCGGATGACTTCCGGCCAGAGATTGGTGCACCGGTGCTTATCTCCAAGACGATGAAGTTCGATTTCGATACGGACTCGTCGATGGAGCAGTTGCCGCTACCGAGCGTTCCTACCATGGAAAACCGGGTACGATCGGTAGCGACACCATCCACCTCGGAAGATAGCGAAAATGATGTGTTTGTCGATGCGAACAGTTCGCTACCGAACTTTGGTGACATTAAGTTTACCTTCCTGCCGGAAAGCAATAACAACTGTCGAAGCTTTCAGGACGAAAACGTGCGCCAGAGCAATGGTGTGCTGGAGAAGAGTCGTTCCAAGTCAGCGCACAACCTCCATCTACATCATCCGAGGTCCGAAATGCGGCTGTCGCTTGCGAAAGCACCATCGCTGAATATGTCCGCCAGCCCAACCAATGGTGCCATCACACTATCCGTACCGAACAGTCCAGCGGTGGAAAGTATTTACGATTTTCCGCGCAGTACCCGTTCGGACGGTATCCGGAAGCCGCACGGCGAATCATCGTACGATCTGACGCGATCGCATCACATCTTGAACGAGATCAATCTGTCGCTGGTAAGCGATGACAGTCATCTGTATCAGAACCTCCCAAGTCCTGGTGATGCACGGTACGATGTACCGCTGGCGGGCTGTCGCCGAGATTCGTCCTCCTCGAACAACTCCACGCAGGAGGAAGAGTTCGATCTAAAGTCGGCAAGCTTCCAAAGCCTTGCGGATGCTGGACCCGGCGCTAACCAGCTCGCCGTGTCCATGGACGAGCTGGACGAGTTGACGCGCCAGATCAATCAGTCTACCGTGGGGCTTGGGTCGACTCCACTTCCGGACAGTGAGGAGTACTGCGAACATCGGAAGCAACTCCACCCGTCCGAGCGTCGACTAACGCTGATGAAGAACCGAAGCGTATCCGGGAAGCAACTGATTGACTTCGATCGGCGCAAGGCCAAGATCACGAAGAAGTGGAGCGGCTTCAAGAGCTGGATCGGTGAGGAGCAGGGCCGCATCCGGGAGGTGGTACAGAAGCATGCCGCAATGCAGCGCGTCGGTCTGGAGCCGTCCGGCGGTAAGGTGAAGCGCAACAACAGCGATCTTACTGCAAGTGATCAAGATTCGCAACAGGAGGCTGACGGTACGACGATGGTGACAACTCCCGAGTCAAGTGTCGTGCAGCGGGAACGAACGCTATCGTCGGAGGACCGGGAAGGTGCACGGACGATGCATCGGAAGAGTGCCAACGCAGAGATACTGGAGGTAATATTCGTGATTGGTGGATGTCGCTTGCAGTTTGTTGCTGCGTTGCTGCTGTTTATGTACCGATGTGTCGATAAAACGCTATACAATTCTTGGAAAATTATGACATTCTCGCAAGCATACTATCAGCAATTGTTAAGAATCTGAgttgttttttaatgttgaTAAGGTTGTCTTCCGATAAAAAGATCTGCTTTGAGGTTCATCGTTTTGTTAGGAAACTTTATCCAATGGGAGCAGCGGTCTGAAGATCTATATTTCTGACTATGGCAGACATATTGGAAGATGTTCTCAAACTTTTCTTGTCTATTTCTGTTCTCTCAACAAATATGGTAATTGCAATACAGGCGtttcatataaaatttatcttcatttaaattttgctcTTCTGCCGCATATTTCTTAAGCtaaaaatgaaagttttacttttactttgcCTTTGTTTATCACTTGCTAAATAGGTTCCCTGTGATTTGCTTCAATAAATGTAACGTTTAGCTACTGCTCGAGGCAACATGATTAATCGTTATGATTGTGCTACGAAAAATCGTAAGCATAACCGTGCCCGACAgactgtttctttcttttgctcaaTTTTCACGCTTTTTGctcaaacaaaatcaaatcaattagTGCTGTCATCGATGAGTGGCAACATGATGCTATTGTTTGCTCGCCGGTTGAAGACGATCGGTTGGAAATTGCAAAATTCCATTTTGCAACAGTTTTTACAAGTCTACCACCCGGGGGGTCAAATGGACCGGTTCGATGGATCGATCGGATGATAAAACAACAAGATGGTGTACCATAAAACTCGTTCCTAAATGAATCTGGTATGATGCAAGAAACTATCACTAAACACGATCATCTTGATGAGTACGAAAATATGTCAATCGTTTCCTACTTTGAAGTTAGGTTTTACTCTTAATATTATCAAACTGTAAGCGTGAAGTGGTTCGATTGCCTTATTGTTAATCTGTTATTAAGAAACTTGATCACTTTCTTGAAAAAAGTCATAAAAGTGTTGGACAATTCTAcacagaaaaataatttaaaacagatCTTTTTTGAAAACTATCTACCGCTTTTAGTGGCGCCATCTATGAAGGACTAGCGTCATCAAGATTTGTCGAGAATTTCAAAAGTTTGTCAAAAACGACTATTTTGTGTTCCATTTCTTATTATTTAATCTctcttttaataattattttatgatattatcttttaatttaggtaattaaaaatgatttttcttaTGTGATGATTGTTctgtgttggaaaaaaaaactaaacattgcTCCAGATGAAATTCTATCCTATGACCCACCAAGTGCTAAGCTTGAATTGGACAGCTaatgtattcttttttattgccacTCTATCCTCAGTCCATGTTCGCATGCTTAATCTTTCataatatgttttgttgtgagcaaaaaaagaaagttttttttttcttctgttaagTGGTGTGTATATACCAGAAAACCTGCAAAACGTCTCCAGCGTTCGTCCTTGAATCCGATACGGCTTAAACGTGCCGTGTACCGATTTCCTGCTTTCCGCATGTCGGGACCAATCCCCTTTTGGGTGAAGAGACAGATAAACGTTGTTTGAAGCGCATTATCAGGAAAGTTGTCTCGGCGCGCACGATCGCGACAACTTTCGATCGAGTCGCCGCGACATTTGGGAAACCGTCCAGAAATGGAACGGGGAAATAGTGAACAGTGAAGTGCAGATCAAGGCCATAAAGTGATGGTGCAGCAGGTTTCATGGTTTATTTctagttggttgtttttttttgttcacgcGGCATTAAAACGGCGACCGTTTGCGACGGCTTAGGTGCACGTTAGCGATCGCAGAGCGCGTGTAAAATGTTCGTGAGTATGAGGGTCACTTTAGTACGGTTAAATTCATTCTGGTCTATATAACACGTCCGTACTGAGGTGGGGTGCCACACTGGGGTGACCTCAAACAGATTTGAGAACgcattttgtttatattattttttttgcaaaacattggaATACAAATGTGCTGCTCAGCCGACTGGCACCTGTTGGATGCAGTTGTTGTGGGAAGAATTTCATTACTGACGTCACTGCTTTCGCTGAGCACGATTTACTCGATTTAAAGCAGCTCCCCAAGAATCGGCCATTGGCAAAAATGTATGAGGATATGCAGCTCTCTCGAATGTATTAATGTGCGACATTGGTCAGATATGTGTGTCAAGCAGTGTACAGCAGGGATtatctaaaataaataagatcATTGAAAACCTGTAAAAAGAGATACGTTATAATAACAGAATCGTTTTcgaaataatataattattagTTAGTAATATTCTTTTTATGAATTCCGTTTTGTCATTTTGATTTTGGGAAACTGTAATTAATTTCCCTTCTTCGTACATCGCAAATTGGTATGTtaagaaaatattacaaataattATACTGTGCGTAGATAATGTCTTAATGGGTAGCAATCCACCTCAAACGGATGAGATCAACCATTCCCCAAATTGAGCCACCAAGTTGCACCTTTCCCTTCATCGCACCCAATCGTAACCGGAACGTATCGTCGTCGGATCGGTTTTCGAAGTAATTTGTTTATCCCATGCTACCATCTAACgatggcattttgtttttttgtgtatggcCTACACTGGACAAGATCTGGTGTGGACACGCGTGCCCTCGTTTATATTAAAGATCACCAACCTTTCGGAGTTTCGATTTGTCCGCAGCAACTGACTCTAACAGCGGCTCCAACTTGTGGTTGTGCATTTAGGCACATGTTTGTTTGGTCAGTAATTGGTGGGATAGACGACACCGATTATACTATCCCAGTTTGTAAATGGAGAACGCATAATTTGTTAGTGAATGGAACTGGGTATCGTCGGAACTGGGAACTGAAACTGGGTAAGACGGGTTTGATCAGTATACGATGGTTTATCGATAGTTAATCATTATCGTAAAATGTCACTAAAAGGCTAGTGAGATTTTTCACAGGTTTTCTATTATGAGTTGTAGAGATtggtttgttaaatttaatcaTGATTATTAACTAATTACTAGACTCTTgttttcaatcaaatcaatgttttaaaaaatactacaactttaaattttttaatatattttttttacttagaTTTGAGAGGTCTGTTTtagttcatttatttaattacaacaaacaaaaaataaaacaaatatacacaGCAGACTCATTAATCTCTGtttcacatcatcatcaaccacTCTTCACTAATTACTTCGTTGCACAGTTGCTTACGAACGGGTTTTATCGCATCGTTTTTTTCAATCTTTATCGCTACGAAGGAGGAAGTTGCACCAATGGGCCTGGCAAAACACCGGAAGCACGCTCGATCGGCACAATCGTCAATCGTCGCGACTCACATTTTTTCCATTAGTAGTGCGAACGATCGTGAAGggaattattattatgttGCAATCGATCAGCCAATTTCATACCGACGCACAATGATTTCGTTTTGCGTTGCTACACGTCGTGAATGTAATGAGCGCACGATCTACTCATAAAGACCTCACCCTCAGTATCTGGTGCGGGATACAGGAAGTCCAAAAAATTCAATTcgacaaaattaatttcacttcaGGTAGGAAAGTATCTTCCCCTAATGAAACGCTCGGCgacgcttttcctttttggagtGAAGTAAGCAGACACAGCAAAGACACGGAGTAATTCTTCAAAACTTCAAACCCCAAGAGGAAGTAGTTCAATTTATGCTAACACATTTACGAATCCGTCATCGACTCTAGCGATGATCGGGAGCTTGTTATTGATTgtgatgaaatgaaaacaaaacaaaaaatcgactTCTGCAACAAATCAGTCTCGTTGAAACATGTGTAAGGAAACGTGTTTGAAAGTATTCCACTTGTTTGGGGAATTTGCTTCCAGGCGGCAGGAAATGAGTTTTATGGAAGCTCGTGATGAAGTGATCTCCACTGCTGAGAGTTGATGTATCGTCCACACCGTTCGATATGCTTAACATTAGAAGAGTTGCAGATAAAACAAACTACTGCTACTTTCGTTCGTAGTGATATTTCTTTATCGTTTcctgatttaaaaaaagatttatatgTTGTTGATGCGTCAGTAAAACCTGACTAGTTGTCTAAGCCATTACAGAAAAGGTACTACTTCTTTCGCCGTCACTCTCAATGTAACGTTTGTTCGAGAGGGGTGAAACAAATCTGGTAATATGCCGCATATTAATAGACATAACCAACCCTGTCGTTGTGTACATTCATAACCCCTTTCAAACCGCCATTTGCCGGGTCACTTGTACACAACCGCTCGGACTCGATCTTCGGGCTAGCCGGGACAGACTCCTCTGCTGAACCGGAAACACCTGTTAATGGGAAAACATTGTCCAATTGCCATCAGCAGCATTATATTGGCCAATGATTGCAATGGGACTTGTTTGTATGCTTCACAGCCTGGGGTTTGTTTTCGTCTGACCGAGGTGCATTGCTGCTGTACTTTATTGACGAGTTGTTGTAGGTGACATTATTGTCGACTGTGAAGTTTCATCAATTCTTCATCACCGTAGCTATAACGTTGGGCAGCTTTTTTGTCTCCGTTGAACGATTGTTTGATGGGTGCCGGTTATAACTGTCCGCATCGAGCGGGTAGGAAGTGAATTGCATAATCAATCCGTAACATTTTCAATAATAATCAATCCATGACATTTTCTTGCGTACGATTATGAAtcattttttctccctttacACAACTTACTGACCAACACAACTTACTGAccaacttgttttttttttttttcaaaactacTACTTCCAGGGACAAAATGGTTTCGAGGAGGTACGCCGTTTCGTCAAACAGGGCGGAGACTTCGGGAAAGATTTGGTCGCCATACTGCACGAGCGTACCGAGATAGAGCAGCTGTACGCAAAATCACTCTCCAAGATTGCCAACAAACTGAACAAAGCTTGCCGGGATCTGCCGGGCACGATAGCCGACTCGTGGCGATCCGTATCGACCGAGCTGGAAGGACGCAGCGAGGTACACCGACAGTTCTCAAACTCGCTAGCGGAGGAGGTTGTGAAGCCGCTGAAGACAGTGATCGAGAATCAGCATAAGGCGCGCAAAACGATCGAAACCAACGTGGACAAATCTGCTCGCATACTGGCGGAATGGCGGACGGCCGAGATAAAGGCGAAGAAAAACTCACATGCGGCGGCAcgggaaaatgaaaagctaCAGGATGCCATGCTGGATGTGAAGTGAGTAATACTTGCACTTAAAATGTATCGTTTTACACCAGAACGATCCTCTCATTTCATTTACAGACTTCAACGAACTCCCTCCATCGGACTGCTGCACAAAACCACCGAGAAGGAGGTAAAAGTGTCGGAAAAAGATAGCAACAAACTCGAgggcaaaagaaagaaggCTGAAGAAGCGGTCAAGAAGGCGGATGTAGAGTACTACACACTCTGTATCC
The DNA window shown above is from Anopheles funestus chromosome 3RL, idAnoFuneDA-416_04, whole genome shotgun sequence and carries:
- the LOC125767526 gene encoding uncharacterized protein LOC125767526, yielding MMKRNYDVQHVAAASLASSKHGKSSSNLFDKLTKRYSGVIGTRFLRKTPGRKGGVAEPLSDSYDMCGNRSDDFRPEIGAPVLISKTMKFDFDTDSSMEQLPLPSVPTMENRVRSVATPSTSEDSENDVFVDANSSLPNFGDIKFTFLPESNNNCRSFQDENVRQSNGVLEKSRSKSAHNLHLHHPRSEMRLSLAKAPSLNMSASPTNGAITLSVPNSPAVESIYDFPRSTRSDGIRKPHGESSYDLTRSHHILNEINLSLVSDDSHLYQNLPSPGDARYDVPLAGCRRDSSSSNNSTQEEEFDLKSASFQSLADAGPGANQLAVSMDELDELTRQINQSTVGLGSTPLPDSEEYCEHRKQLHPSERRLTLMKNRSVSGKQLIDFDRRKAKITKKWSGFKSWIGEEQGRIREVVQKHAAMQRVGLEPSGGKVKRNNSDLTASDQDSQQEADGTTMVTTPESSVVQRERTLSSEDREGARTMHRKSANAEILEGQNGFEEVRRFVKQGGDFGKDLVAILHERTEIEQLYAKSLSKIANKLNKACRDLPGTIADSWRSVSTELEGRSEVHRQFSNSLAEEVVKPLKTVIENQHKARKTIETNVDKSARILAEWRTAEIKAKKNSHAAARENEKLQDAMLDVKLQRTPSIGLLHKTTEKEVKVSEKDSNKLEGKRKKAEEAVKKADVEYYTLCIRAERARVDWEMSVLRGSSMLQTLESQRLAQFKTHVTDYLKLSAEMSPLLTKTIDRLSPQVAVCSVAKDLDVLKNIRRATEGPSEQLLPDFYCEHTTLAMNRERRKQSLVKLLQLIRQDLDRERRSRNGLKGFSQTLDKNGESNQNIADKLYHIRSMLTYLEGARYKLQSALLELDHKPRSSHPLAQHIQITRDRTGLQTSVLKVPLWLKHEQDDQEGSLESAAANGQTIVHSSDESSDQGCLDIKNDTLIKHIVHKYARKGCNGDEGHYTVSKAGKSALQDDHHGPAWDRGVADGVSNQPDSDFDEFSSQDEDEDRCSVAPKQLLENGHHPSLPNGGTTNVDHPDGIAHQPIVLGRCRALFNYTPKLYDELELQPGDILEVHIKQEDGWWLGALRGQIGIFPATYVEEIP